One Cellulomonas soli DNA window includes the following coding sequences:
- a CDS encoding ABC transporter permease produces MSESVATVSPTTPAAPSAPPAAHEGPTSAALQEHVDQVAPRGVWRTLRRRPLFWACAVTLSALVALALVPSWFAGWFGQPDPRVCVLGDSAQAPSATHVFGTDLQGCDVYANVVFGTRNSLSVGLLCTAASLVVALVLGTLAGHYGGWLDRLVSRLTDVFLGFPFLLGAVVVLTSVGSRSPVTVALVLALFSWPTMARLVRSSVRSVRTADHVEAARAMGFTDLRILTRYVLPNAIGPVLAVSTIMVGSVIVAESTLTFLGLGLRAPSISWGLQLASAQSHFQTAPHMLLFPSLFLTITVLAMITLGDILRDTLDPQSR; encoded by the coding sequence ATGAGTGAGTCCGTCGCCACCGTCAGCCCCACGACACCCGCGGCACCGTCCGCGCCTCCGGCGGCGCACGAGGGCCCGACCTCGGCCGCGCTGCAGGAGCACGTCGACCAGGTGGCCCCGCGCGGCGTGTGGCGCACGCTGCGCCGCCGACCCCTGTTCTGGGCGTGCGCCGTCACGCTGTCCGCGCTCGTCGCGCTCGCGCTCGTGCCGTCCTGGTTCGCCGGCTGGTTCGGGCAGCCCGACCCGCGGGTGTGCGTGCTCGGCGACAGCGCGCAGGCGCCCAGCGCCACGCACGTCTTCGGCACCGACCTGCAGGGCTGCGACGTCTACGCGAACGTCGTGTTCGGCACCCGCAACTCCCTCAGCGTCGGCCTGCTGTGCACCGCCGCCTCGCTCGTCGTCGCGCTCGTGCTGGGCACGCTCGCCGGCCACTACGGCGGCTGGCTCGACCGGCTCGTCTCGCGGCTGACGGACGTGTTCCTCGGCTTCCCGTTCCTGCTCGGGGCCGTCGTCGTGCTCACCAGCGTCGGCTCGCGCTCGCCCGTCACCGTGGCCCTCGTGCTCGCGCTGTTCTCCTGGCCGACCATGGCCCGGCTCGTGCGCAGCTCGGTGCGCTCCGTGCGCACCGCCGACCACGTCGAGGCGGCCCGCGCCATGGGGTTCACCGACCTACGGATCCTCACCCGGTACGTGCTGCCCAACGCGATCGGGCCCGTGCTGGCCGTCTCGACGATCATGGTCGGCTCCGTGATCGTCGCCGAGTCGACGCTGACGTTCCTCGGGCTCGGGCTGCGGGCGCCGTCGATCTCGTGGGGCCTGCAGCTGGCGAGCGCGCAGTCGCACTTCCAGACCGCGCCGCACATGCTGCTGTTCCCCAGCCTCTTCCTCACGATCACCGTCCTGGCGATGATCACTCTCGGCGACATCCTGCGCGACACGCTCGACCCGCAGAGCCGCTGA
- a CDS encoding serine hydrolase domain-containing protein, with amino-acid sequence MSTTTDTIRAAAGYLASWVEAQAAHQRVPGVQVAIRSEGELVLDLAVGVADVTTGEPLRTDHLFRIASHSKTFTATAILQLVEQGRLRLDDPVGSYVPELADGGSPVAAVTVRELLGHQGGVIRDGDQADFWQLEYPFPDRATLLADVLAHGHVHERNEHFKYSNVGYSLLGLVIEAVTGTTFAEHLHTAVVAPLGVTHTGAELDPARAGEYAAGHTGLLLGAVDRETIEHVDTRAMAAATGFYSTAADLTVYGSAHCLGDTRLLSDDSKRIMQRLESVVSQDDGTEIGRYGVGIELKTVGKRALVGHSGGYPGHITRTYIDPKAKLVVSVLTNAVDGPADQIAVGLLALVDLALNPPKATDTTSDTATADGDAETPAAEATTADPARFTGRFAGLMGLMDLTVLGGRPVIVHPTYPDPKAAHDELEVLDDDRLLLRAEASFGPAGEVVHLTRAEDGTITSVRVGGMTSWPLADFLARRSSMTRVAAPKVSA; translated from the coding sequence ATGAGCACCACCACCGACACGATCCGCGCCGCCGCCGGCTACCTCGCGAGCTGGGTCGAGGCCCAGGCCGCGCACCAGCGGGTCCCCGGCGTGCAGGTGGCGATCCGCTCGGAGGGCGAGCTCGTGCTGGACCTGGCCGTCGGCGTCGCCGACGTCACCACCGGCGAACCGCTGCGCACCGACCACCTGTTCCGCATCGCGTCGCACTCCAAGACGTTCACCGCGACCGCGATCCTGCAGCTCGTCGAGCAGGGCCGGCTGCGGCTCGACGACCCGGTCGGCTCGTACGTGCCCGAGCTGGCGGACGGCGGCTCCCCGGTCGCGGCCGTGACCGTCCGCGAGCTGCTCGGGCACCAGGGCGGTGTCATCCGCGACGGCGACCAGGCGGACTTCTGGCAGCTCGAGTACCCGTTCCCGGACCGCGCCACGCTGCTCGCCGACGTCCTCGCGCACGGTCACGTGCACGAACGCAACGAGCACTTCAAGTACTCCAACGTCGGCTACTCCCTGCTCGGGCTCGTCATCGAGGCCGTCACCGGCACCACCTTCGCCGAGCACCTGCACACGGCGGTCGTGGCCCCGCTGGGGGTCACGCACACGGGCGCCGAGCTCGACCCGGCGCGTGCCGGCGAGTACGCCGCCGGGCACACCGGCCTGCTCCTCGGGGCCGTCGACCGCGAGACGATCGAGCACGTCGACACCCGCGCGATGGCCGCCGCCACCGGGTTCTACTCGACCGCCGCCGACCTGACCGTCTACGGGAGCGCGCACTGCCTCGGCGACACCCGCCTGCTCAGCGACGACTCCAAGCGGATCATGCAGCGGCTCGAGTCGGTGGTCAGCCAGGACGACGGCACCGAGATCGGCCGGTACGGCGTCGGCATCGAGCTGAAGACCGTCGGCAAGCGCGCCCTCGTGGGCCACTCCGGCGGATACCCGGGGCACATCACGCGCACCTACATCGACCCGAAGGCGAAGCTCGTCGTCTCGGTGCTGACCAACGCCGTCGACGGGCCCGCCGACCAGATCGCCGTCGGCCTGCTCGCGCTCGTCGACCTCGCGCTCAACCCGCCGAAGGCCACGGACACGACCTCGGACACGGCCACCGCCGACGGCGACGCCGAGACGCCCGCTGCCGAGGCCACGACGGCCGACCCTGCCCGCTTCACCGGCCGGTTCGCGGGCCTCATGGGCCTCATGGACCTCACCGTGCTCGGCGGTCGCCCCGTGATCGTGCACCCCACGTACCCCGACCCGAAGGCCGCGCACGACGAGCTCGAGGTGCTCGACGACGACCGTCTCCTGCTGCGCGCCGAGGCGAGCTTCGGACCGGCTGGCGAGGTCGTGCACCTCACGCGCGCCGAGGACGGCACGATCACCTCGGTGCGCGTCGGCGGCATGACGTCCTGGCCGCTCGCGGACTTCCTCGCCCGACGCTCCTCGATGACCCGGGTGGCCGCTCCTAAGGTGAGCGCGTGA
- a CDS encoding GbsR/MarR family transcriptional regulator, with protein MTEPHAAVPPAAPAAPQAPTDVRPLVPDRLDEASVRFVEEFALVWESANGPRMEGRVVGLLMLVDAPYLSSSQLAGLLHASAGAISTACRKLVEVGFVKRHVIPGDRNHYFRVEDDIWGSFLAGERSYLVRLSEAIAVGFSAIGEDDDGPRRRLTNARNYMAWLAGYHRKMLADWQAYRDAVAADPSLAPQGPLHAEPYSDAYPATPPDQHASTPET; from the coding sequence GTGACCGAACCGCACGCCGCCGTGCCCCCTGCCGCACCCGCAGCGCCTCAAGCGCCCACCGACGTCCGGCCGCTCGTGCCGGACCGGCTCGACGAGGCCTCGGTGCGCTTCGTCGAGGAGTTCGCCCTGGTCTGGGAGTCGGCCAACGGGCCCCGGATGGAGGGACGCGTCGTCGGGCTGCTCATGCTCGTCGACGCGCCCTACCTGTCGAGCTCGCAGCTGGCCGGGCTGCTGCACGCCAGCGCGGGGGCGATCTCGACGGCCTGCCGCAAGCTCGTCGAGGTCGGCTTCGTCAAGCGGCACGTCATCCCGGGCGACCGCAACCACTACTTCCGGGTCGAGGACGACATCTGGGGCAGCTTCCTCGCCGGTGAGCGCTCCTACCTGGTGCGGCTGTCCGAGGCGATCGCCGTGGGCTTCTCCGCGATCGGGGAGGACGACGACGGCCCCCGTCGCCGCCTGACCAACGCCCGCAACTACATGGCCTGGCTCGCCGGCTACCACCGCAAGATGCTCGCCGACTGGCAGGCGTACCGCGACGCCGTGGCCGCCGACCCGAGCCTGGCCCCGCAGGGCCCGCTGCACGCCGAGCCCTACTCCGACGCGTACCCCGCGACACCTCCCGACCAGCACGCCAGCACCCCGGAGACCTGA
- a CDS encoding dipeptide ABC transporter ATP-binding protein — protein sequence MTTAATETDVRPSRPVLPVLSVRDLSVTFRVDGGHAPDVHAVRGLSYELHAGEVLAVVGESGSGKSVSSMALLGLLPRTATVTGSAVLGDVDLLAPGTDLTAVRGRRVSMIFQDPIGALDPVFTIGYQLREMLHRHRPELSRRQRQERAEELLALVDLPDPAERLRFYPHQLSGGQCQRVMIAMALACDPEVLVADEPTTALDVTVQQEVLDVLRRLRARTSAAIVLITHDMGVVADLADRVVVMRDGQAVEQADAAELFARPQAAYTRTLLDAVPRIGAGERETTVDERDRPVLSVEDLVVEFRSGRGRTVRAVDGVTLHVQPGEMLGLVGESGSGKSTLGRCALGLTPLTSGTVDVVGVRLGQSSPSTARRARSRIGVVFQNPGGSMNPRYTIGRSIGEPLRVHAGMRGAALDRRVAELLDSVELPAAWASRYPHELSGGQRQRVSIARAISLGPELLIADEPTSALDVSVQATVLELFREVQQRLRFACLFISHDLAVVDELADRVAVMHRGKVVEAGERRQVLQDPQHAYTRTLLDAALVPDPVEQGLRRERRLARAS from the coding sequence GTGACCACCGCTGCCACCGAGACCGACGTCCGCCCGTCCCGCCCCGTGCTGCCTGTGCTCTCGGTGCGCGACCTGTCGGTGACGTTCCGCGTCGACGGCGGCCACGCGCCCGACGTGCACGCCGTCCGCGGCCTGTCCTACGAGCTGCACGCCGGCGAGGTGCTCGCGGTCGTCGGGGAGTCCGGCTCGGGCAAGTCGGTCAGCTCGATGGCCCTGCTCGGCCTGCTGCCGCGCACCGCGACCGTCACCGGCTCGGCCGTGCTCGGCGACGTCGACCTGCTGGCCCCGGGCACCGACCTCACGGCCGTGCGCGGACGTCGGGTGTCGATGATCTTCCAGGACCCCATCGGTGCGCTCGACCCGGTCTTCACGATCGGCTACCAGCTGCGCGAGATGCTGCACCGGCACCGGCCCGAGCTGTCCCGCCGCCAGCGGCAGGAGCGGGCCGAGGAGCTCCTGGCGCTCGTCGACCTGCCCGACCCGGCCGAACGGCTGCGCTTCTACCCGCACCAGCTCTCCGGCGGTCAGTGCCAGCGCGTGATGATCGCCATGGCCCTCGCGTGCGACCCGGAGGTGCTCGTCGCGGACGAGCCGACGACCGCGCTCGACGTCACCGTGCAGCAGGAGGTGCTCGACGTGCTGCGTCGCCTGCGCGCCCGCACCTCGGCCGCGATCGTGCTCATCACGCACGACATGGGCGTCGTCGCGGACCTGGCCGACCGGGTCGTCGTCATGCGCGACGGCCAGGCAGTGGAGCAGGCGGACGCCGCCGAGCTGTTCGCCCGACCGCAGGCGGCCTACACGCGCACGCTCCTCGACGCGGTGCCGCGGATCGGCGCCGGCGAGCGCGAGACGACCGTCGACGAGCGGGACCGCCCGGTGCTGTCCGTCGAGGACCTCGTCGTGGAGTTCCGCAGCGGACGCGGTCGGACGGTGCGCGCCGTCGACGGCGTCACGCTGCACGTGCAGCCCGGCGAGATGCTCGGCCTGGTCGGCGAGTCCGGCTCGGGCAAGTCGACGCTCGGCCGCTGCGCGCTCGGGCTGACCCCGCTGACCTCCGGCACGGTCGACGTCGTCGGCGTGCGGCTCGGGCAGAGCTCGCCGTCGACCGCGCGCCGCGCCCGCAGCCGCATCGGTGTCGTCTTCCAGAACCCCGGCGGCTCGATGAACCCCCGGTACACGATCGGCCGGTCCATCGGCGAGCCGCTGCGCGTGCACGCCGGGATGCGCGGCGCCGCGCTCGACCGCCGGGTCGCCGAGCTGCTGGACAGCGTCGAGCTGCCCGCCGCCTGGGCGTCCCGCTACCCGCACGAGCTGTCCGGCGGGCAGCGCCAGCGCGTGTCGATCGCCCGCGCGATCTCGCTCGGCCCCGAGCTGCTCATCGCCGACGAGCCGACCTCCGCGCTCGACGTGTCCGTGCAGGCCACCGTGCTCGAGCTGTTCCGCGAGGTGCAGCAACGCCTGCGGTTCGCCTGCCTGTTCATCAGCCACGACCTCGCGGTCGTCGACGAGCTGGCCGACCGGGTCGCCGTCATGCACCGCGGCAAGGTCGTCGAGGCGGGTGAGCGCCGCCAGGTGCTGCAAGACCCGCAGCACGCCTACACGCGCACCCTGCTCGACGCGGCACTCGTCCCCGACCCCGTCGAGCAGGGCCTGCGCCGCGAACGCCGGCTCGCGCGCGCGTCCTGA
- a CDS encoding HAD family hydrolase — MPDPSPTFRAVLLDWRGTLVVAPTFPWLVETALHRMGREATPEAVEQVLVRLRGADGTRVDSSAIDTDVDEHRAAYAEWFAAAGLDAPLAAALYEVESDVRLNAFAHDVARTLTALDAAGVRLGVVSDIHVDLRPVFADHRLDDGRTWADLIEVWALSFELGVAKPDPAIFAVALDRLGLPAADVLMVGDRGAWDGAAADVGITTLVLPPLASPAQERLHRVLDLVLPGQHRPAADALRTAG, encoded by the coding sequence GTGCCCGATCCGTCTCCCACCTTCCGCGCGGTGCTCCTGGACTGGCGGGGCACGCTCGTCGTCGCCCCGACATTCCCGTGGCTGGTCGAGACCGCGCTGCACCGGATGGGCCGCGAGGCCACACCGGAAGCCGTCGAGCAGGTGCTGGTCCGGCTGCGGGGTGCCGACGGCACCCGCGTGGACTCCTCCGCCATCGACACCGACGTGGACGAGCACCGCGCGGCCTACGCCGAGTGGTTCGCCGCCGCCGGCCTGGACGCGCCGTTGGCCGCGGCCCTCTACGAGGTCGAGTCGGACGTGCGCCTCAACGCGTTCGCGCACGACGTCGCCCGGACACTCACAGCCCTCGACGCGGCAGGGGTGCGCCTCGGGGTGGTCAGCGACATCCACGTCGACCTGCGACCGGTGTTCGCCGACCATCGGCTCGACGACGGACGCACCTGGGCGGACCTGATCGAGGTGTGGGCGCTGTCCTTCGAGCTCGGCGTCGCCAAGCCGGACCCGGCGATCTTCGCCGTGGCGCTCGACCGCCTCGGCCTCCCCGCCGCCGACGTGCTCATGGTCGGCGACCGGGGCGCGTGGGACGGTGCCGCGGCGGACGTCGGGATCACCACGCTCGTACTCCCGCCCCTGGCGTCTCCCGCACAGGAGCGGCTGCACCGCGTCCTCGACCTCGTCCTGCCCGGGCAGCACCGCCCCGCGGCGGACGCCCTCAGGACAGCTGGTTGA
- a CDS encoding VOC family protein, which produces MNLTIHSSFLPAPDPETSLAFYRDALGFEVRLDVGYGDMRWITVGPAGQPQTSVVLYPPSADPGVTEDERRTIAEMMAKGSFATIVLASTNVDEAFEKIQATGAEVVQEPTDQPYGLRDCAFRDPAGNQVRINQLS; this is translated from the coding sequence ATGAACCTCACCATCCACTCCAGCTTCCTGCCGGCCCCCGACCCCGAGACGTCGCTGGCCTTCTACCGTGACGCGCTGGGCTTCGAGGTGCGTCTCGACGTCGGGTACGGGGACATGCGCTGGATCACCGTCGGGCCGGCGGGCCAGCCGCAGACCTCGGTCGTCCTGTACCCGCCGTCCGCCGACCCGGGCGTCACCGAGGACGAGCGCCGCACCATCGCCGAGATGATGGCCAAGGGCAGCTTCGCGACCATCGTGCTCGCCTCCACGAACGTGGACGAGGCGTTCGAGAAGATCCAGGCCACCGGTGCCGAGGTCGTCCAGGAGCCCACCGACCAGCCCTACGGCCTGCGGGACTGCGCGTTCCGCGACCCGGCCGGCAACCAGGTCCGCATCAACCAGCTGTCCTGA
- a CDS encoding helix-turn-helix transcriptional regulator: protein MTDRAVTGKDEARLRELVLLRRVRDRIDREYAQPLDVEALARGVHLSAGHLSREFKAAYGESPYSYLMTRRIERAMTLLRRGDLSVTDVCFAVGCSSLGTFSTRFSELVGISPSAYRRQAAGDVAGLPTCVVKQATRPVRNREAARARRG from the coding sequence GTGACCGACAGGGCCGTGACCGGCAAGGACGAGGCGCGACTGCGCGAGCTCGTCCTGCTGCGTCGGGTCCGCGACCGGATCGATCGCGAGTACGCCCAGCCGCTCGACGTCGAGGCCCTGGCCCGCGGCGTGCACCTGTCGGCCGGCCACCTGAGCCGGGAGTTCAAGGCGGCCTACGGCGAGTCGCCCTACAGCTACCTGATGACCCGCCGCATCGAACGGGCCATGACCCTGCTGCGGCGCGGCGACCTGTCGGTCACCGACGTGTGCTTCGCCGTGGGCTGCTCGTCGCTGGGCACGTTCAGCACCCGGTTCTCCGAGCTGGTCGGGATCTCGCCGAGCGCCTACCGGCGCCAGGCCGCCGGGGATGTCGCCGGGCTGCCCACGTGCGTCGTCAAGCAGGCCACCCGACCGGTCAGGAATCGAGAAGCCGCCCGCGCCCGCCGTGGCTAG
- a CDS encoding DUF1272 domain-containing protein, protein MLEIRPSCECCDRDLPPDATDAYICTFECTWCADCVATFPGRACPNCGGTLERRPVRPAHLLAANPPSTRRVLAPDCRDRLAAAAQAG, encoded by the coding sequence GTGCTGGAGATCCGTCCGAGCTGCGAGTGCTGCGACCGGGACCTGCCGCCCGACGCGACCGACGCCTACATCTGCACGTTCGAGTGCACGTGGTGCGCCGACTGCGTCGCGACGTTCCCCGGGCGTGCGTGCCCGAACTGCGGCGGCACCCTCGAGCGCCGACCCGTGCGTCCCGCCCACCTGCTCGCCGCGAACCCGCCGAGCACCCGGCGCGTCCTGGCCCCCGACTGCCGGGACCGTCTCGCGGCAGCGGCACAAGCAGGCTGA
- a CDS encoding phosphoribosylaminoimidazolesuccinocarboxamide synthase — MTHAVDLPGWAHTYSGKVRDLYVPDGSAAGRALVEAHGDVVLVVASDRVSAYDHVLSPGIPDKGVVLTQLSLWWFEQLADLVPNHVVSTDVPQAVAGRAMVCRRLEMFPVECVVRGYLTGSGLVEYRANGQVTGIALPAGLVDGSRLPEPIFTPATKAELGEHDENVPFETVAAQIGEDAATTLRELTLAVYARAEGIARERGVILADTKLEFGTDPTTGAVTLGDEVLTPDSSRFWPADEWEPGRAQPSFDKQFVRDWLTSPASGWDRAADTPPPALPDEVVERTRERYLEAFERLTGRRLAL; from the coding sequence ATGACGCATGCGGTGGACCTGCCGGGCTGGGCGCACACCTACTCGGGGAAGGTCCGCGACCTGTACGTCCCCGACGGCTCGGCCGCGGGCCGGGCGCTCGTCGAGGCGCACGGTGACGTCGTGCTCGTCGTCGCCTCCGACCGCGTGTCGGCCTACGACCACGTGCTCAGCCCCGGCATCCCGGACAAGGGTGTCGTGCTCACGCAGCTGAGCCTGTGGTGGTTCGAGCAGCTCGCGGACCTGGTGCCGAACCACGTCGTCTCGACGGACGTGCCCCAGGCCGTCGCGGGTCGGGCGATGGTCTGCCGACGCCTGGAGATGTTCCCCGTCGAGTGCGTCGTGCGCGGCTACCTCACCGGGTCGGGCCTGGTCGAGTACCGCGCGAACGGGCAGGTCACCGGCATCGCGCTGCCCGCCGGGCTGGTGGACGGCTCACGGCTGCCCGAGCCGATCTTCACGCCGGCGACGAAGGCCGAGCTCGGCGAGCACGACGAGAACGTGCCGTTCGAGACGGTGGCCGCGCAGATCGGCGAGGACGCCGCCACGACGCTGCGCGAGCTGACCCTCGCCGTCTACGCACGGGCCGAGGGCATCGCGCGGGAGCGCGGCGTGATCCTGGCGGACACCAAGCTCGAGTTCGGCACCGACCCGACCACCGGCGCGGTCACGCTCGGGGACGAGGTCCTGACCCCCGACTCCTCGCGGTTCTGGCCCGCCGACGAGTGGGAGCCGGGCCGGGCGCAGCCGAGCTTCGACAAGCAGTTCGTGCGCGACTGGCTGACGTCCCCCGCGTCGGGATGGGACCGGGCCGCGGACACCCCGCCGCCCGCGCTGCCGGACGAGGTCGTCGAGCGCACGCGTGAGCGGTACCTCGAGGCGTTCGAGCGGCTGACGGGTCGTCGCCTGGCGCTGTGA
- the purD gene encoding phosphoribosylamine--glycine ligase translates to MKILVVGTGAREHALVRALSLDPAVTALHAAPGNPGIGALATLHEVDQLDGGAVATLAVQLGADLVVVGPEAPLVAGVGDAVRAAGIPVFGPSAAGARLEGSKAFAKEVMAAAGVPTAEPRVATTLAEAEAGLDAFGAPYVVKDDGLAAGKGVVVTSDRAEALAHAAVCLDKPGGRIVIEDYLDGPEVSLFVLSDGTDVVPLVPAQDFKRAYDGDAGPNTGGMGAYSPLPWAPAGLVEQVVETVARPTVAEMARRGTPFSGVLYCGLALTSKGMRVVEFNARFGDPETQVVLARLATPLAGVLMASATGTLGALPPLRWRDDAAVTVVVAAHGYPGEVRSGDPITGIEDAEALPDVHVLHAGTSLRQNVAGDDDAAQAGAHLVASGGRVLSVVGVGADLTAARDAAYAGVGRIVLPGGHHRSDIAAAAAQQA, encoded by the coding sequence GTGAAGATCCTCGTCGTCGGCACCGGTGCCCGTGAGCACGCGCTCGTGCGCGCGCTGTCCCTCGACCCGGCGGTCACCGCCCTGCACGCCGCACCGGGCAACCCGGGCATCGGCGCGCTGGCGACGCTGCACGAGGTCGACCAGCTCGACGGCGGCGCGGTCGCGACGCTCGCGGTGCAGCTCGGGGCCGACCTGGTCGTCGTCGGGCCCGAGGCGCCGCTCGTCGCCGGTGTCGGTGACGCCGTGCGGGCGGCGGGCATCCCGGTGTTCGGGCCGTCGGCCGCGGGTGCCCGGCTCGAGGGGTCGAAGGCGTTCGCCAAGGAGGTCATGGCCGCCGCGGGCGTGCCGACCGCCGAGCCGCGCGTCGCGACGACCCTCGCCGAGGCGGAGGCCGGGCTCGACGCGTTCGGCGCCCCCTACGTGGTCAAGGACGACGGCCTGGCGGCGGGCAAGGGCGTGGTCGTGACCTCCGACCGGGCCGAGGCGCTCGCGCACGCGGCGGTCTGCCTGGACAAGCCCGGCGGCCGGATCGTCATCGAGGACTACCTGGACGGCCCCGAGGTGTCGCTGTTCGTGCTGAGCGACGGCACCGACGTGGTCCCGCTCGTGCCGGCGCAGGACTTCAAGCGGGCGTACGACGGCGACGCCGGGCCGAACACGGGCGGCATGGGCGCGTACTCGCCGCTGCCGTGGGCTCCGGCCGGGCTGGTCGAGCAGGTCGTCGAGACGGTCGCGCGGCCGACGGTGGCGGAGATGGCCCGTCGGGGCACGCCCTTCTCCGGGGTCCTCTACTGCGGGCTCGCGCTGACGTCGAAGGGCATGCGGGTCGTGGAGTTCAACGCCCGTTTCGGCGACCCGGAGACTCAGGTCGTGCTGGCTCGCCTGGCGACGCCGCTGGCGGGGGTGCTGATGGCCTCGGCGACGGGCACGCTCGGTGCGCTGCCGCCGCTGCGCTGGCGTGACGACGCCGCGGTGACCGTGGTCGTGGCGGCGCACGGGTACCCGGGCGAGGTGCGCTCGGGCGACCCGATCACGGGCATCGAGGACGCCGAGGCGCTGCCGGACGTGCACGTGCTGCACGCCGGGACGTCGCTGCGGCAGAACGTGGCCGGGGACGACGACGCGGCGCAGGCGGGGGCGCACCTGGTGGCCTCGGGCGGACGGGTCCTGTCGGTCGTGGGTGTCGGTGCGGACCTGACGGCCGCCCGGGACGCCGCCTACGCGGGCGTCGGGCGGATCGTCCTGCCGGGTGGGCACCACCGGTCCGACATCGCGGCGGCCGCCGCGCAGCAGGCCTGA